The DNA sequence CATTTTGTGCACTGGAAGCTAAAAACTGACCCGCTTCAGAAGTAACATCAGTTATCTTGTTACCTGTTTTAAATCTTACAATACTATCATCTACATTCACTAAATCAGATGCTATTAACTCTACTCTTTCGTTAATAAAATCTGCTGTTTTCTTTGATCTGATATTTTTTTGATTAATAGTTTCCTTATTATATTCAACTATCAGTGTGTTTATTATCGTTTTAGCTTTATCTACCAAAGGATCTTGCAAACTGATGGTTAACACCTTTGAAGATTGTCCAGATGGATAAATTGCTATTCTATTTTTTAAAGACTCTGCTATTGATAAAACAGAAGATAACCTAACCCTAATGGTGTTTGAATTGGAGTTACCTATATTTTCTATTTTTGGTGTAATAATCATTTCACCAAAAAACGTAGGGATAATTTCTCCAAATTTATAAGTTTTTGACTCTCCATCTTCTAAAAGCCTATAATTGAATTCGGTGTCAGACAGGATGTCTACGAAAAAATTAAAATTTGTTTGATCAATAATAGAATCTGAAGCTATGAAACTGATATTAATAGGTTCACTTTTATATAATTCCGTTTCATTGATCCGCCCCTTGGAATAATAAGTTACATTTAACTTTAGCTTTTTAACAAGACTTTTTAAAAATTCCCTTGAAAGAATAGCTTGTATCTCATCATCAACTTTTGCCTCCTCATTTTCAGAGAAAAGAGATAAATCTTTAAAAACAGAATTAGCAGTACCATCATTTTCATCAAGAAGCATGATTTTTGCATAAGCCACATACTCAGGTATGGTGTATCTGATTTTAAAATAAGCAAAACAAATACAAATGACTCCGCTTAAAACAAACCATTTCCAATGCTTTAAATAAGTAGCAATAGTTTGTTTTAGGTTAAATCCTTCGGTTATAGGTTCTATTGAATTATTTGAGTTGTTTTGATTTAGCATATAACAAATATTATATTAGTTTCTGGTCACAAATATAAGAGCCGTAGTTAAAATAAAAGAAGTAATACTTATGATAGTCCCAATCCTTGAATCACCAGAAGCACCACTAATAGCTGAATTGTTAGGCTCCACGTATATGAAATCATTCTGAGTTAAGTAATAAACAGGGGAATTAAATAATTCTCTAGAGGTTAAATCCACTCGTGTGTATGTTTTAGTTCCAGCAAAATCACGAACAACCAATACGTTGTCTCTTCTACCTTTAATTGTTAAATCACCTGCTAAACCAAGCGCTTCTAAAATTGTTATACGTTCTCCAGAAACACTATAAACACCTGGGGCATTAACTTCACCAGAAACCGTAATTCTAAAATTTAGAATTCTTATATTTATTACTGGGTCCTTTAAATAATCTTTAGAAAGTTTTTCTTTAATAAGTTGTTTTGCTTCCTCAACGGTTAGGCCTATTAATTTTATTTTTCCTAAAACGGGATAATCTATATTTCCTTCACTATCTATTAAATAGTCTATTTCTTGACCAGTAGACCCTGTGTTTTTAACTAAATTAAAGGGCTTGGTTGCTTCTAGATTATACGTAGACACATAAATACTCACAATGTCATTCACTTTAAACTTAGGTTCAAACATGTCCGTATCTACTATGGTTTCAAAATCTTTTACATTTTGAAAATAAACGATATCTTTTTTGGTTTTACACGATGATACAAGCATCATCAATACCACAATAGAAAGATAAGCCAAACAACTTGGCCTTTGTAAGGTAAATAATTTCATTTTTATACTTAAATTTGGGGGAAGTTAGTAAAAAACTACATTTATACTATAAATTCATGTAAGTTTTATTAGTATTATCGTTTTGGGTTAATGCTTTTGCTTTCTTATAAATTTGAACTTTCTTATCAAATCTTTCGTAGTCAGAATTATTAGATTTGTATTCAGGAATTAAGTTTTTCATTTTTAAAACAATATTATTGTTTTGGAAACGATTGGTAATACACAATTCCTCTATTTCAGCTTTTACAGTGTCGTAATCTAATTCTCTAGTATTACTAATTAATATCTTTTTATGATAGGTTGATAAGGTGTTTTCTCCATTAGCAAGCAATTCTTCATATAATTTTTCGCCTGGGCGTAAACCGGTAATTTTAATATCAATATCTTCAGGAAATCTTAAACCTGATAATTTTATCATATTAACAGCCAAATCGTATATTTTAACAGATTCTCCCATATCAAAAATAAAGATCTCGCCACCTTTACCCATTGTACCTGCTTCAAGAACCAACTGTGCAGCCTCTGGAATAGTCATAAAATATCTTGTAATGTCTTTATGTGTAAGCGTTAAAGGCCCACCTTTTTCTATTTGTTTTTTAAACAAAGGAATAACAGATCCGTTAGAGCCTAACACATTACCAAATCTAGTTGTAATAAACTTTGTTTTGCTTTCTTTTTGAAGACAACTAATGTACATTTCAGACATTCTCTTAGTGGCACCCATGACACTTGTAGGATTAACGGCTTTATCTGTTGAAACAAAAACAAACTTTTTAACATTATACCGCGATGCTGTATCTGCAAGTAGCTTGGTACCATAAACATTTATCTTAATAGCCTCATACGGCGATTTTTCCATTAAAGGCACATGTTTGTAGGCTGCAGCGTGAAATACCATAGTTGGTTTGTGCTCTTGAAAAATATTGTCAATTCTTAAGCCATCTCTAATATCAGCTACAATAGCAACAAAATCAACTTTACTGTTTTGTTTTAATTCTTGTTGCACATCATATAAAGCAGATTCAGCTTGATCTACCAAAATCAATTTTCTTACATCAAAATAAGCTAATTGTTTAACCAACTCACTCCCAATAGAACCTGCAGCACCAGTTACGATAACCGTTTCTCCACTAAATTCATTTAATAAATTAGGATTGTCAATTTTTATTGGCTCTCTTCCTAAAAGGTCTTCAATTTGAAATTGTTTAATTTGACTTGTACTTAACTCGCCATTTATCCACTTTTCGATAGGTGGTACTTTTGTTATTTTAATATCCAAATCAATTAGACTATCTAACAATTTTATTAAATGACTAGAGTCAACAGCTTGAGAAGCTATAATAATTTCTTTAATAGCATGAGTCTCTATATAGGTTTTTGTTATTTTATCTTTTGATAAAATGGGAACTCCATTAATTGATTTTCCATTTTTTCTGGAATTATCATCTATAAAAGCTAAAACTTTAAAAATTGTTTTATCATTATTTACAAGGGCATTGTAGGTTACAATACCTGAATCACCAGCTCCATAAATTAGAATATTCTTAGAGGACATGTATATGCTCTTACAATATTGATAAGACATTTTAAACAACAACCTGCTTGCACTAAGTACCACAAAACTAATTAATGTGTACATCACAATTATTGAAAGAGGAATTGTAAATCCAGGGAAAGAACCTGTATTTCTATTGATTAACACCAATGCCACCAGTATTAAAGATGTTAATGATATGGATTTAAACAAGTTCATTACATCTGTAAACCCCGTATGTCTAATAACACTTTTAAAAGAACCAACAATAAAAAAACTTAATGTTGAAACTATAAAAAGTACAGGCAATTGAATTAAGAATTGATCTAAATCAAAATTTAAAGTAAAGTTAAATCTTATAACATATGCAATAAAAAAAGCTGATAAAACTAATAATAAATCAATCCCTAAAACAAGCCATTTTGAGGCAAATTTATGAGAGAAATAAGTAAAGTAATTTTTAATCATGATTTTAGGGTTTTAGATATAATATTTAGTACTCTATTTAAGTCATCCTGGGTTAAATTAGAACCACTTGGTAAACAAAGACCATTATTGAATAAGGTTTCAGAGACACCGTTTGTAAAGGCTAGGTAATCTTTAAAAACGGGTTGCATATGCATAGGTTTCCATAGTGGTCTAGATTCTATATCATCATCTTGCAAAGCTAACCGTAACCCTTCTCTGAATTCAAAAGAAGGTGTTTTTATACATGTAATCCATCTGTTTGAGAAAAAACCTTGAGGTTCTTCCAAAAATTCAATAACAGGGTTTTGCGCTAAATTATTTTTATAAAATTCAAAATTTTGTCTTCTTGCTTTTACTCTGTCATCAATAACCTCCATTTGTCCACGACCAATCCCTGCCAAAACATTACTCATTCTGTAGTTATGCCCTACAGAAGAATGCTCGTAGTGTGGTGCGTCATCTCTTGCCTGTGTTGCTAAAAAAACAGCCTTTTCTTTAAGTTTGATGTTTTTTGTAACTAATGCACCTCCTCCTGAAGTTGTTATTATTTTATTACCATTAAACGATATAATTCCAAGATCTGCAAGTGTACCACATTTCTGATTAAAATAAGTACTTCCCAAAGCTTCTGCACTATCTTCAACAACAGGAATGTCGTAACGTTTTGCAATAGCATTTATTTCATTAGCTTTATAAGGCATCCCATATAGGTGTACTGCTATAATAGCTTTTGGTTTTTTATATTTTTCAATTCTATCTTTAATAGCTATTTCAAGTAATTCAGGAGACATGTTCCATGTTTCAGGCTCACTGTCAATAAAAATTGGCGTAGCCCCCTGATACATAATAGGATTTGCTGATGCCGAAAATGTAAAACTTTGACACAACACTTCGTCCCCTGTAGTAACTCCTAATAGTTGAAGTGCTAAATGTATGGCTGCCGTACCAGAACTTAAAGCCGCAACATAATCGTCATCTCCAAGATATTCACGTAAATCATTTTCAAAACCATTTACATTGGGACCTAAAGGTGCTATCCAATTTGTATCAAAAGCTTCATTTACAAACTTTTGTTCTGTACCTCCCATGTGAGGTGATGATAGCCATATTTTAGTTTTAGTCAACATTAAACACTTATATTTTATAAGTTAATTATCCAAGGACATCCGATTAAAGACTCATATCTTTAATAATTTAATTTTATAATAAATTGTTTTTTGTGGATTTCCCTTACACATAAAACAAAATCAATTTTTTTAATAGCACATTTAATACATAAATAATATTTTTTAATAAGCATCAAATTCTTGAGAGGGATGAGAGAAAAATGCCAATTTTTAAATACATTTTTAAACAGTATTAAATCAATTTTCTGCTATCAATCAATTTAACTTTGTACTTTTTAACGGTGTAAATTTAGTAATTGTTTCCCTCCATGTGCACAAGAATTTCTTTAATTCGTCAAAAGAGTAATTAAATTCGGTTAAATACATCTCTCATTTTTAATAACAGACAAACAGTGTCTATTATCGATAACCAAAAGGCCTTATTCAATTAATTTCACATGCAATATGATATTGAATTTTTACAAATTATATCAAATAACCACATAAAAAACAAAATGAGAGTATTAAGTTATCAGTTGTAAATGGTGTTTCAACCATGATATTAATTCATCTGAAATTATTTGTGGTTTTTAACGAGAAAAACACTTAGTTAATATAATTAATGTACGTTGTTTAGATATTTTTTTACATATTTGCCTCGTTAATGAGTAAACCCCAAATTTAAATGATAAAAACTCTACAAAACAATACGGTATTGGTTACTGGTGGAGCTGGATTTATAGGTTCAAATTTATGTGAGGTTCTCTTAGAAAGTGACGTCAAAGTGGTC is a window from the Pseudalgibacter alginicilyticus genome containing:
- a CDS encoding nucleoside-diphosphate sugar epimerase/dehydratase, with translation MIKNYFTYFSHKFASKWLVLGIDLLLVLSAFFIAYVIRFNFTLNFDLDQFLIQLPVLFIVSTLSFFIVGSFKSVIRHTGFTDVMNLFKSISLTSLILVALVLINRNTGSFPGFTIPLSIIVMYTLISFVVLSASRLLFKMSYQYCKSIYMSSKNILIYGAGDSGIVTYNALVNNDKTIFKVLAFIDDNSRKNGKSINGVPILSKDKITKTYIETHAIKEIIIASQAVDSSHLIKLLDSLIDLDIKITKVPPIEKWINGELSTSQIKQFQIEDLLGREPIKIDNPNLLNEFSGETVIVTGAAGSIGSELVKQLAYFDVRKLILVDQAESALYDVQQELKQNSKVDFVAIVADIRDGLRIDNIFQEHKPTMVFHAAAYKHVPLMEKSPYEAIKINVYGTKLLADTASRYNVKKFVFVSTDKAVNPTSVMGATKRMSEMYISCLQKESKTKFITTRFGNVLGSNGSVIPLFKKQIEKGGPLTLTHKDITRYFMTIPEAAQLVLEAGTMGKGGEIFIFDMGESVKIYDLAVNMIKLSGLRFPEDIDIKITGLRPGEKLYEELLANGENTLSTYHKKILISNTRELDYDTVKAEIEELCITNRFQNNNIVLKMKNLIPEYKSNNSDYERFDKKVQIYKKAKALTQNDNTNKTYMNL
- a CDS encoding polysaccharide biosynthesis/export family protein encodes the protein MKLFTLQRPSCLAYLSIVVLMMLVSSCKTKKDIVYFQNVKDFETIVDTDMFEPKFKVNDIVSIYVSTYNLEATKPFNLVKNTGSTGQEIDYLIDSEGNIDYPVLGKIKLIGLTVEEAKQLIKEKLSKDYLKDPVINIRILNFRITVSGEVNAPGVYSVSGERITILEALGLAGDLTIKGRRDNVLVVRDFAGTKTYTRVDLTSRELFNSPVYYLTQNDFIYVEPNNSAISGASGDSRIGTIISITSFILTTALIFVTRN
- a CDS encoding DegT/DnrJ/EryC1/StrS family aminotransferase, encoding MLTKTKIWLSSPHMGGTEQKFVNEAFDTNWIAPLGPNVNGFENDLREYLGDDDYVAALSSGTAAIHLALQLLGVTTGDEVLCQSFTFSASANPIMYQGATPIFIDSEPETWNMSPELLEIAIKDRIEKYKKPKAIIAVHLYGMPYKANEINAIAKRYDIPVVEDSAEALGSTYFNQKCGTLADLGIISFNGNKIITTSGGGALVTKNIKLKEKAVFLATQARDDAPHYEHSSVGHNYRMSNVLAGIGRGQMEVIDDRVKARRQNFEFYKNNLAQNPVIEFLEEPQGFFSNRWITCIKTPSFEFREGLRLALQDDDIESRPLWKPMHMQPVFKDYLAFTNGVSETLFNNGLCLPSGSNLTQDDLNRVLNIISKTLKS